The genomic interval TCCGAGGGGCGAACAGCCGCCGCGGATATAGCCGGTAAGGCCCAATAGCTCGGCCGGCTTTACCGGCGCGATTTCCTTCGATCCTGCCGCGGCCCGCGCCTTTTTCAGGTTCACCTCGGAGTCCGCGGGAACGCAGAACACGCAGATCTCGTTTTGATCTGTCCGCATCACGATGGTTTTGAACACCCGAGCCGGCTCTACGCCGAGCTTGCGCGCCGCCGTTTCCGCGTCCAGCGCGTCTTCGTCGACCTCGTAGTGCGAAACGCCGTAGGGGATGCCCCGCGCTTCAAGAATCCTCATGGGATTCGTCTTTTTTACTTCCGCCATATCGAGGAAAAGTATACCACACTCCGATACCGAGAGTCCGCAGGCAGCAAGCTGATTACAAAAAAGGCCTTCCGTGCTATTATCTGCTCATGCAGGATTTTGTCCATCTTCACGTTCACACCGATTATTCGCTTCTGGACGGCGCCTCGTCCTATAAAAAAATGATAGCCCGGGCCAAGGCCATGGGGCAGAAAGCGATCGCGATCACCGACCACGGAAACATGTTCGGAGCGCTCCGCTTTTTCCGCGAATGCAAGGAACAGGGCCTGAACCCGATCATCGGAAGCGAATTCTACGTTGCGCCGGGTTTCCGGGGAGAGCGCGGATCGAGCGAACACAACACCAAGTACTACCACCTGGTCCTTCTGGCGAAAAACGAGGAAGGCTACCGGAATCTCATGGTATTAAGCTCGAAATCCTTCACCGAAGGCATGTATTACAAGCCCCGAATAGACGAAGAACTGATTAAAACCTATTCAGGCGGCCTCGTGTGCCTCACCGCATGCCTTGCCGGACAGCTTCCCTCCCTCCTGCTCGAAGGCAAATACGCTGAAGCAGAATCGTTCGCCCGCCGGTACCGCGATTATTTCGGCGACGAAAACTTCTATATAGAGTTGCAGGATCACGGAATCCGGGAGCAAAAAGAGGTTGCGCCCAAGCTTATCGCTATGGCCCGGCGGCTGGGAATCCCTATGGTCGTTACGAACGACTCCCACTACGCAGAACAGAAGGACTACATCGCCCAGGACATCCTCCTGTGCATCGGAACCAAGAGGAACCGGAACGAACCGAACCGGATGCGCTTCGACGGAGACCAGTTCTATCTCAAGGACGGGGACGAAATGGCCCGCCTCTTCCCGGACTATCCGGAGATGCTGAGCAACACCGTGCGCATCGCCGAGATGTGCGAGCTGGAAATTCCGAAACCCGGCCCCATCCTCCCGATTTATGAAATACCGCCCGAGTTCCCGGATAAAAAAGACTTTATCACCCATATCGTGAACGAAGGCCTTAAAAAGAGATATCCGGTCATCACGGAACAAATCCAGGCGCGAGCGGATTACGAACTTTCCGTCATCATCAACATGGACTTCGTCGGCTACTTCCTCATCGTGTGGGACTTTATCCGCTGGGCGAAGGAGCACGAGATTCCGGTAGGCCCCGGACGCGGTTCGGGAGCCGGCTCCATCGTAGCCTACGCGATGGAGATCACCGACATCGACCCCCTTCGCTACAACCTTCTGTTCGAACGCTTCCTCAACCCGGACCGCATCTCCATGCCGGACTTCGACGTCGACTTCGACTTCGAACGCCGCCAGGAGGTCATCGAATATGTGCGCGAGAAATACGGAGAGGACCAGGTCGGCCAGATCATCACCTTCGGAACGCTCAAGCCGAAGGCCGCCATCAAGGACGTCGCGCGCGTTCTGGAGATTCCGCTCCAGGAAGTAAACGCCATCACCAAGATGGTTCCGGAAGACCTGAAGGCCCACCTCATCGACGCCTTCGTCGAAAATCCCAAATTCCAGGGTTCGGGCCAGATGGCCGGCATCCGCGAAGACCCGCGCTACAAGGAGCTGTTCGACATAGCCCTCGCCCTGGAAGGGGCGAACCGCAACACCAGCCTCCACGCCTGCGGAATGGTTATCGGAAAAACAATCCTGACCGACTACGTGCCGGTCTATAAGGACTCGAAAACCGGCAAGGTCGCCACCCAGTACACCATGGACCTGATCGAAGACTGCGGCCTGGTCAAAATGGACTTTCTCGGGCTCAAAACGCTCACCCTCATCCGCCACTGCGAGGAGCTGATCCACAAGCGGGGCGGAGAATTCGCCCATTTTTCCGTAAAAGAGCAAAGCGATTCGGATCCGGCCACCTTTAAAATGCTCAGCG from Teretinema zuelzerae carries:
- the ybaK gene encoding Cys-tRNA(Pro) deacylase, with product MAEVKKTNPMRILEARGIPYGVSHYEVDEDALDAETAARKLGVEPARVFKTIVMRTDQNEICVFCVPADSEVNLKKARAAAGSKEIAPVKPAELLGLTGYIRGGCSPLGMKKRFRTFIDETAILHETVYVSAGIRGTQLVLDPGSLLEASSAVYADLTL
- the dnaE gene encoding DNA polymerase III subunit alpha — translated: MQDFVHLHVHTDYSLLDGASSYKKMIARAKAMGQKAIAITDHGNMFGALRFFRECKEQGLNPIIGSEFYVAPGFRGERGSSEHNTKYYHLVLLAKNEEGYRNLMVLSSKSFTEGMYYKPRIDEELIKTYSGGLVCLTACLAGQLPSLLLEGKYAEAESFARRYRDYFGDENFYIELQDHGIREQKEVAPKLIAMARRLGIPMVVTNDSHYAEQKDYIAQDILLCIGTKRNRNEPNRMRFDGDQFYLKDGDEMARLFPDYPEMLSNTVRIAEMCELEIPKPGPILPIYEIPPEFPDKKDFITHIVNEGLKKRYPVITEQIQARADYELSVIINMDFVGYFLIVWDFIRWAKEHEIPVGPGRGSGAGSIVAYAMEITDIDPLRYNLLFERFLNPDRISMPDFDVDFDFERRQEVIEYVREKYGEDQVGQIITFGTLKPKAAIKDVARVLEIPLQEVNAITKMVPEDLKAHLIDAFVENPKFQGSGQMAGIREDPRYKELFDIALALEGANRNTSLHACGMVIGKTILTDYVPVYKDSKTGKVATQYTMDLIEDCGLVKMDFLGLKTLTLIRHCEELIHKRGGEFAHFSVKEQSDSDPATFKMLSEGKSAAIFQFESQGMQNILKRAKPDKMEDLIALNALYRPGPMAYIDQFIESKFDPSKIEYPDPCLKDILEETYGVIVYQEQVMQVAQRIAGYTLGQADLLRRAMGKKKPEVLAKEKVPFIEGAVKSGFDADHAAEIFEILVPFAGYGFNKSHAAAYSVVAYHTAYLKANFPAEFIAANLTNEISSTDKLPEYIAEGRKMGIPIDPPDINRSDTYFTVVDGHIVYGLLGIKGLGEQAAEAIVQEREKNGPYASMMDLLDRVDLHSVNKKALEVLIQTGSFDNLGQYRSVLLTNLERMVEYASQKKEATRFGQVSLFEDTGVQEFAEFRYDEIEDWPKMEKLRIEKELIGFYISGHPLDEYRKAFERASTLDLKYAERAQSEKSYTIVGMIKTVRPYQTKSGKWMGFGSFEDFNGTIDLTFFPKTWEQCRDKLLPDTVWGIVGKVDQSRENPTFLVDSWVNPDELQAKSIREVHITLDPAVQDEKQLIPLRDFLFESSGGCSVYLHIEAGRPFVVKAANQIQVPSDDDFMEEVLTIPGVLQAWKE